A stretch of the Lolium perenne isolate Kyuss_39 chromosome 3, Kyuss_2.0, whole genome shotgun sequence genome encodes the following:
- the LOC127345636 gene encoding uncharacterized protein gives MAARTGARGQSQRHLVLAALLLCGACAADALRASAISAAPAPSPSPSHSLPRPRHGGHPSIPPSLSPDIMPLLPSPGPGDDALAPSYAAATIPSSPSPPNPDALEPDSAFAPFGSAAPATVAAQSHAPRPAPAPARVAWAAAVGLVAAMWLA, from the coding sequence ATGGCGGCAAGAACCGGCGCGCGCGGCCAGTCCCAGCGGCACCTCGTGCTGGCAGCGCTCCTGCTCTGCGGGGCGTGCGCAGCGGACGCGCTCCGGGCGTCGGCCATCTCCGCGGCGCcggcaccgtcgccgtcgccgtcgcactCGCTGCCGCGGCCGCGCCACGGCGGCCACCCCAGCATCCCGCCGTCACTGTCCCCGGACATAATGCCGCTGCTCCCGTCCCCGGGCCCCGGCGACGACGCGCTGGCGCCGTCCTACGCGGCGGCCACCATCCCGTCCAGCCCGAGCCCGCCCAACCCCGACGCGCTCGAGCCCGACTCCGCATTCGCGCCCTTCGGCTCCGCCGCGCCCGCCACTGTCGCCGCCCAGTCCCACGCGCCCCGGCCGGCGCCCGCGCCCGCGCGCGTGGCGTGGGCGGCCGCCGTGGGGCTCGTGGCCGCCATGTGGTTGGCGTAG
- the LOC127345635 gene encoding uncharacterized protein, translated as MATVAGGGGGKMLPRRRRLPLGDLTNLPSTTSDITRLKSTARSKPRSSPTACSSTSSIGSSTVPRRAPPPPPLSVAVVKGKDKPTRELQSSTSHLKKIRKTGKPKVKTGDALPVASSPPSKKPRKLTRGEPLHMDPLDQSSGELLPNVKTGDVLPWASSPPSKKTRKVTREEPLHMDLFDQSSGEPLPLPRDFIEERRAYFAEIDAFEMVEEFVSSGSDLQ; from the exons atggccaCCGTAGCCGGGGGCGGAGGCGGGAAGATGCTGCCGCGGCGGCGACGGCTGCCCCTCGGCGACCTCACCAACCTGCCCTCCACCACCTCCGACATCACCCGCCTCAAGTCCACCGCGCGATCCAAGCCCCGATCAAGCCCCACCGCCTGCAGCAGCACCAGCAGCATAGGCTCCTCCACCGTCCCCcgccgcgctcctcctcctccgcctctctcCG TTGCTGTGGTCAAGGGCAAGGACAAACCCACAAGGGAGCTTCAAAGTTCTACTTCTCACCTAAAGAAGATTCGAAAGACCGG TAAACCAAAGGTGAAGACTGGAGACGCACTGCCTGTGGCGTCATCACCTCCCAGCAAAAAGCCAAGGAAG CTAACAAGGGGAGAGCCCCTGCACATGGATCCTTTGGACCAGAGTTCTGGTGAGCTGCTACCAAATGTAAAAACTGGAGACGTGCTGCCCTGGGCATCATCACCTCCTAGCAAAAAGACAAGGAAG GTAACAAGGGAAGAGCCACTACACATGGATCTTTTCGACCAGAGTTCTGGTGAGCCGCTACCATTACCAAGGGATTTCATCGAGGAGCGGAGAGCCTACTTTGCGGAGATCGATGCGTTTGAGATGGTTGAGGAGTTTGTTTCATCAGGAAGTGACCTACAGTAG